In one window of Burkholderia cepacia ATCC 25416 DNA:
- a CDS encoding XylR family transcriptional regulator: MTRAPSSQTPHRIALLFNANKVYDREIISGIGQYLRSTRVVWDLFLEDDFRCRLAGIEHFDGDGIIADFDDPAVADALAGSPLPIVALGSSYEDPAQYPDGVPYIATDNAKLVSLAYTHLIGAGLAHFAMYSLPDAQQNRWAQQRELAFDRLARADGLDAPIYRGLSTSASAWNHAIEQLISWLHALPKPVGIIAVTDARARHLLQACLIAGLAVPEQVAIIGIDNDPLTRTLTRIPLSSVIQGTEEMGRTAAHLLHQMLRGVRFPDRRILVPPVGINVLESTRHQPLTSPYVMRARHFIRQYACQGIKTEQVADYVGVSRSLLEEHFRRELQRTVHQEILRHKLEAAQALLAGRQASSAEVAIRCGFTSLQYMYAVFRRELGCTPREYQERTIAAH; this comes from the coding sequence ATGACCCGCGCCCCTTCCAGCCAGACACCGCACCGCATCGCGCTGCTGTTCAACGCCAACAAGGTCTACGACCGCGAGATCATCAGCGGCATCGGCCAGTACCTGCGCTCGACGCGCGTGGTGTGGGACCTGTTCCTCGAGGACGACTTCCGCTGCCGGCTCGCCGGCATCGAGCATTTCGACGGCGACGGCATCATTGCCGACTTCGACGATCCGGCCGTCGCCGACGCGCTCGCCGGCTCGCCGCTGCCGATCGTCGCGCTCGGCTCGTCCTACGAAGATCCCGCGCAGTATCCGGACGGCGTGCCGTATATCGCGACCGACAACGCGAAACTCGTGTCGCTCGCATACACGCACCTGATCGGCGCCGGGCTCGCGCACTTCGCGATGTACAGCCTGCCCGACGCGCAGCAGAACCGCTGGGCGCAGCAGCGCGAGCTGGCATTCGACCGGCTCGCGCGCGCGGACGGGCTCGACGCGCCGATCTACCGCGGGCTGTCGACGAGCGCATCGGCATGGAATCACGCGATCGAGCAGCTGATCAGCTGGCTGCATGCGCTGCCGAAACCCGTCGGCATCATCGCGGTGACCGACGCGCGCGCGCGGCACCTGCTGCAGGCCTGCCTGATCGCCGGCCTCGCGGTGCCGGAACAGGTCGCGATCATCGGCATCGACAACGATCCGCTCACGCGCACGCTGACGCGCATCCCGCTGTCGTCCGTGATCCAGGGCACCGAGGAAATGGGCCGGACCGCCGCGCACCTGCTGCACCAGATGCTGCGCGGCGTGCGTTTTCCCGACCGGCGCATTCTCGTGCCGCCCGTCGGGATCAACGTGCTCGAATCGACGCGCCACCAGCCGCTCACGAGCCCGTACGTGATGCGCGCGCGCCATTTCATTCGCCAGTACGCGTGCCAGGGCATCAAGACGGAACAGGTCGCCGACTACGTCGGCGTGTCGCGCTCGCTGCTCGAAGAGCACTTCCGGCGCGAACTGCAGCGCACCGTGCACCAGGAAATCCTGCGCCACAAGCTCGAAGCGGCGCAGGCGCTGCTTGCCGGCCGGCAGGCGTCGAGCGCCGAAGTCGCGATCCGCTGCGGGTTCACGTCGCTTCAGTACATGTACGCGGTATTCCGCCGCGAGCTGGGATGCACGCCGCGCGAATACCAGGAACGCACGATCGCCGCGCACTGA
- the xylA gene encoding xylose isomerase encodes MSYFEQIPAIRYEGPQSDNPLAYRHYDRTKQVLGKTLEEHLRIAVCYWHTFVWPGHDIFGQGAFRRPWQQPGDPLERARQKADAAFEFFTKLGTPFYTFHDTDVAPEGDSLREYVENFARMTDYLGERQQATGVRLLWGTANLFSHPRFAAGAATNPNPDVFAWAATQVRHALDATHRLGGENYVLWGGREGYETLLNTDLVREREQFARFLSMVVEHKHRIGFKGALLIEPKPQEPTKHQYDYDVATVHGFLTQYGLQNEIRVNIEANHATLAGHSFHHEIANAFALGVFGSVDANRGDPQNGWDTDQFPNSVEELTLAFYEILRHGGFTTGGMNFDAKVRRQSVDPEDLFHGHVGAIDVLALALERAAVLVANDRLDALRRQRYAQWDSAFGREILSGGYTLESLAADALARGVNPQHASGGQERLENIVNQAIYGLR; translated from the coding sequence ATGTCGTATTTCGAACAGATTCCCGCGATTCGCTACGAAGGTCCGCAATCGGACAACCCGCTTGCCTACCGCCATTACGACCGCACGAAGCAGGTGCTCGGCAAGACGCTCGAGGAACACTTGCGCATCGCGGTGTGCTACTGGCACACGTTCGTGTGGCCGGGGCACGACATCTTCGGCCAGGGCGCGTTCCGGCGGCCGTGGCAGCAGCCGGGCGACCCGCTCGAGCGGGCGCGGCAGAAGGCGGATGCGGCGTTCGAGTTCTTCACGAAGCTCGGCACGCCGTTCTATACGTTCCACGACACCGATGTCGCGCCGGAAGGCGACAGCCTGCGCGAGTACGTCGAGAATTTCGCGCGGATGACGGACTACCTGGGCGAGCGTCAGCAGGCCACCGGCGTGCGGCTGCTGTGGGGCACCGCGAACCTGTTCTCGCATCCGCGCTTCGCGGCGGGCGCGGCGACCAACCCGAATCCCGACGTGTTCGCGTGGGCGGCGACCCAGGTGCGCCACGCGCTCGACGCGACGCACCGGCTCGGCGGCGAGAACTACGTGCTGTGGGGCGGCCGCGAAGGCTACGAGACGCTGCTCAATACCGATCTCGTGCGCGAGCGCGAGCAGTTCGCGCGCTTCCTGTCGATGGTCGTCGAGCACAAGCACCGGATCGGTTTCAAGGGCGCGCTGCTGATCGAGCCGAAGCCGCAGGAGCCGACCAAGCACCAGTACGACTACGACGTCGCGACCGTGCACGGTTTCCTCACGCAATACGGATTGCAGAACGAGATCCGCGTGAACATCGAGGCGAACCACGCGACGCTCGCCGGCCATTCGTTCCATCACGAGATCGCGAACGCGTTCGCGCTCGGCGTGTTCGGCAGCGTCGATGCGAATCGCGGCGATCCGCAGAACGGCTGGGACACCGACCAGTTCCCGAACAGCGTCGAGGAGCTGACCCTCGCGTTCTACGAGATCCTGCGCCACGGCGGCTTCACTACCGGCGGCATGAACTTCGACGCGAAGGTGCGGCGCCAGAGCGTCGATCCGGAAGACCTGTTCCACGGCCATGTGGGCGCGATCGACGTGCTCGCGCTCGCGCTCGAACGCGCCGCCGTGCTGGTCGCCAACGACCGGCTCGACGCGCTGCGTCGGCAGCGCTACGCGCAGTGGGACAGCGCGTTCGGCCGCGAGATCCTGTCGGGCGGCTATACGCTGGAGTCGCTCGCCGCCGACGCGCTCGCGCGCGGCGTGAACCCGCAGCATGCGAGCGGCGGGCAGGAGCGGCTCGAGAACATCGTGAACCAGGCCATCTACGGGCTGCGCTGA
- the xylB gene encoding xylulokinase, translating into MYIGVDLGTSGVKAVLLDRDGVVRASASRPLAVSRPRPRWSEQAPRDWWDATGGALAALVADARAAGIDPRAVDALGLTGQMHGATLLDAQGDVLRPAILWNDGRADAECAELERRAPTLRAVAGNLAMPGFTAPKLLWVHRHEPDVFARIAHVLLPKDYLRYRLTGAFATDPSDAAGTLWLDVAKRDYDDTLLAACGLSRAQMPAVFEGNRITGTLLPAVARTLGLREIPVVAGGGDNAAGAVGVGIVRPGDALLSLGTSGVYFAVSDGFRANPESAVHSFCHALPRTWHLMSVMLNAAGCVDFTAQLAGYDGVAALLADAEANACAERPWFLPYLSGERTPHNDVNAKGVFYGMTPDTRRADLANATLEGVGFALLDGIDALHAAGLAPDGITVIGGGSRSAYWTQMLADLSGRALTLRAGGEVGPALGAARLAHLALEPDAPLDAVCPQPPVVAVREPDMTRHAWYRDARRPTFRALYRALEPVFATGA; encoded by the coding sequence ATGTACATCGGAGTCGACCTCGGTACGTCGGGCGTGAAGGCCGTGCTGCTCGACCGTGACGGCGTTGTGCGGGCCAGCGCGAGCCGGCCGCTGGCGGTGAGCCGGCCGCGGCCGCGCTGGTCCGAACAGGCGCCGCGCGACTGGTGGGACGCGACGGGCGGTGCGCTGGCGGCGCTCGTCGCCGATGCGCGCGCGGCCGGCATCGATCCGCGCGCCGTCGATGCGCTCGGCCTGACCGGGCAGATGCACGGCGCGACGCTGCTCGATGCGCAGGGCGACGTGCTGCGCCCCGCGATCCTGTGGAACGACGGCCGCGCGGATGCGGAGTGCGCGGAACTCGAGCGGCGCGCGCCCACGCTGCGCGCCGTCGCCGGCAATCTCGCGATGCCGGGCTTTACCGCGCCGAAGCTGCTGTGGGTGCACCGTCACGAGCCGGACGTATTCGCGCGGATCGCCCATGTGCTGCTGCCGAAGGATTATCTGCGCTACCGGTTGACCGGCGCGTTCGCGACCGATCCGTCGGATGCGGCCGGCACGCTGTGGCTCGATGTCGCGAAGCGCGATTACGACGACACGCTGCTCGCCGCATGCGGGTTGTCGCGCGCGCAGATGCCCGCCGTGTTCGAGGGCAACCGCATTACCGGCACGCTGCTGCCGGCCGTCGCACGCACGCTCGGATTGCGCGAGATCCCGGTCGTCGCGGGCGGCGGCGACAACGCGGCCGGCGCGGTGGGCGTCGGCATCGTGCGGCCCGGCGACGCGCTGCTGTCGCTCGGCACGTCGGGCGTCTACTTCGCGGTGTCGGACGGTTTTCGCGCGAATCCCGAATCGGCGGTTCACAGTTTCTGTCACGCGTTGCCGCGCACCTGGCACCTGATGTCGGTGATGCTGAACGCGGCCGGTTGCGTCGATTTCACCGCGCAGCTGGCCGGCTACGACGGCGTTGCCGCACTGCTCGCCGACGCGGAAGCGAACGCGTGCGCGGAGCGCCCGTGGTTCCTGCCTTACCTGAGCGGCGAGCGCACGCCGCACAACGACGTGAATGCGAAGGGCGTGTTCTACGGGATGACGCCCGATACGCGGCGCGCGGATCTCGCGAACGCGACGCTCGAAGGCGTCGGCTTCGCGCTGCTCGACGGGATCGACGCGCTGCATGCGGCCGGGCTCGCGCCCGACGGCATCACGGTGATCGGCGGCGGCTCGCGCAGCGCGTACTGGACGCAGATGCTGGCCGACCTGAGCGGCCGCGCGCTGACCTTGCGCGCGGGCGGCGAAGTCGGCCCGGCGCTCGGCGCCGCGCGGCTCGCGCATCTCGCGCTCGAACCGGATGCGCCGCTCGACGCGGTGTGCCCGCAGCCGCCGGTCGTCGCGGTACGGGAGCCCGACATGACACGCCACGCGTGGTATCGCGACGCGCGGCGGCCGACGTTTCGCGCGCTGTATCGGGCGCTCGAGCCGGTGTTTGCGACAGGCGCGTGA
- the xylF gene encoding D-xylose ABC transporter substrate-binding protein — protein sequence MKSVKRRTVLSSLAGAAALAILTLGAPLAHASKDKPEIGFCIDDLRVERWSRDRDYFVAAATKLGAKVSVQSADASEARQISQIENLISRGVDVIVIVPFNSKTLGNVVAEARKAGIKVVSYDRLILDADVDAYISFDNEKVGELQAQGVVDAKPKGNYFLLGGAPTDNNAKMLREGQLKVLKPAIDRGDIKVVGQQWVPEWSASTALRIVEDALTANNNRIDAIVASNDGTAGGAIQALAAQHLAGKVPVSGQDADLAAVKRVIAGTQTMTVYKPLKLIASEAAKLAVDLAKGTKPAFNAQYDNGKKKVDTVLLQPTLLTKRNVDVVVKDGFYTQAQLASQ from the coding sequence ATGAAATCCGTGAAACGTCGTACGGTATTGAGCTCGCTTGCCGGCGCCGCTGCGCTGGCGATCCTGACACTGGGCGCCCCGCTCGCGCATGCGAGCAAGGACAAGCCTGAAATCGGCTTCTGCATCGACGACCTGCGCGTCGAGCGCTGGTCGCGCGACCGCGACTATTTCGTGGCCGCCGCGACGAAGCTCGGCGCGAAGGTGTCCGTGCAGTCCGCGGACGCGAGCGAGGCGCGACAGATCTCGCAGATCGAGAACCTGATCTCGCGCGGCGTGGACGTGATCGTGATCGTCCCGTTCAACTCGAAGACGCTCGGCAACGTGGTCGCCGAAGCGCGCAAGGCCGGCATCAAGGTGGTGTCGTACGACCGGCTGATCCTCGACGCCGACGTCGACGCGTACATCTCGTTCGACAACGAGAAGGTCGGCGAACTGCAGGCGCAGGGCGTCGTCGACGCGAAGCCGAAGGGCAACTATTTCCTGCTCGGCGGCGCACCGACCGACAACAACGCGAAGATGCTGCGCGAAGGGCAGTTGAAGGTGCTGAAGCCGGCGATCGATCGCGGCGACATCAAGGTCGTCGGCCAGCAGTGGGTGCCGGAGTGGAGCGCGTCGACCGCGCTGCGGATCGTCGAGGATGCGCTGACCGCGAACAACAACCGGATCGACGCGATCGTCGCGTCGAACGACGGCACCGCGGGCGGCGCGATCCAGGCGCTCGCCGCGCAGCACCTCGCCGGCAAGGTGCCGGTGTCCGGGCAGGACGCGGATCTCGCGGCGGTCAAGCGCGTGATCGCCGGCACGCAGACGATGACCGTCTACAAGCCGCTCAAGCTGATCGCGAGCGAAGCGGCGAAACTCGCGGTGGATCTCGCGAAGGGCACGAAACCGGCGTTCAACGCGCAATACGACAACGGCAAGAAGAAGGTCGACACGGTGCTGCTGCAGCCGACGCTGTTGACCAAGCGCAACGTCGACGTCGTCGTGAAGGACGGCTTCTATACCCAGGCGCAGCTGGCGAGCCAGTAA
- the xylG gene encoding D-xylose ABC transporter ATP-binding protein, whose protein sequence is MTEPLLTMRGIVKEFDGVKALDGIDLVVRPGECVGLCGENGAGKSTLMKVLSGVYPHGTWEGEIRWEGAPLVASGVRDTERAGIVIIHQELMLVPELSVAENIFLGNEITLPGGRMNYAAMVQRAEALLHELRIDSINVAQPVMNYGGGHQQLIEIAKALNKRAKLLILDEPSSSLSASETRILLDIVRDLKRRGVACVYISHKLDEVEAVCDTVTVIRDGRHVATEPMRALTTDRIIAMMVGREIRDLYPREPHEIGDVVLEARHVTCRDVTNPRRKRVDDVSFSVRRGEILGVAGLVGAGRTELMQAIFGAYPGACTATVLMNGRPLSIRTPADAIRAGIAMVPEDRKRHGIVPQLGVGHNITLTVLRRFAARGRIDAAAELDAIRTEMQRLSVRAAHPFLPIASLSGGNQQKAVLAKMLLAEPQVLILDEPTRGVDVGAKAEIYRLVFALAKRGVALIVVSSEMPEVLGLADRVLVIGEGELRGDFVNDGLTQEQILGAALKSGRRPTEPTATSAT, encoded by the coding sequence ATGACCGAACCCTTGCTGACGATGCGCGGCATCGTCAAGGAATTCGACGGCGTGAAGGCGCTCGACGGCATCGACCTGGTGGTGCGGCCGGGCGAGTGCGTAGGGCTGTGCGGCGAGAACGGCGCGGGCAAATCGACGCTGATGAAGGTGCTGTCGGGCGTGTATCCGCACGGCACGTGGGAGGGCGAGATCCGCTGGGAGGGCGCGCCGCTCGTCGCGTCCGGCGTGCGCGACACCGAGCGCGCGGGCATCGTGATCATCCACCAGGAATTGATGCTCGTGCCCGAGCTGTCGGTGGCCGAGAACATCTTTCTCGGCAACGAGATCACGCTGCCGGGCGGGCGCATGAACTACGCGGCGATGGTGCAGCGTGCCGAGGCGCTGCTGCATGAACTGCGGATCGACTCGATCAACGTCGCGCAGCCGGTGATGAACTACGGCGGCGGCCACCAGCAGCTGATCGAGATCGCGAAGGCGCTGAACAAGCGCGCGAAGCTGTTGATCCTCGACGAACCTTCGTCGTCGCTGAGCGCGTCCGAAACGCGCATCCTGCTCGACATCGTGCGCGACCTGAAGCGCCGCGGCGTCGCGTGCGTGTACATCTCGCACAAGCTCGACGAGGTCGAGGCGGTGTGCGACACGGTGACGGTGATCCGCGACGGCCGCCATGTCGCGACCGAGCCGATGCGCGCGCTGACGACCGACCGGATCATCGCGATGATGGTCGGCCGCGAGATTCGCGATTTGTACCCGCGCGAGCCGCACGAGATCGGCGACGTCGTGCTGGAAGCGCGCCACGTGACCTGCCGCGACGTGACGAACCCGCGCCGCAAGCGGGTGGACGACGTGTCGTTCAGCGTGCGGCGCGGCGAGATCCTCGGCGTCGCGGGGCTCGTCGGCGCGGGTCGTACCGAGCTGATGCAGGCGATCTTCGGCGCGTATCCGGGCGCGTGCACGGCGACCGTGCTGATGAACGGCCGGCCGCTGTCGATCCGCACGCCCGCCGATGCGATCCGCGCCGGCATCGCGATGGTGCCCGAGGACCGCAAGCGCCACGGCATCGTGCCGCAGCTCGGTGTCGGCCACAACATCACGCTGACGGTGCTGCGGCGCTTCGCGGCGCGCGGGCGGATCGACGCGGCCGCCGAGCTGGACGCGATCCGCACCGAGATGCAGCGGCTGTCGGTGCGTGCCGCGCATCCGTTCCTGCCGATCGCGAGCCTGTCCGGCGGCAACCAGCAGAAGGCCGTGCTCGCGAAGATGCTGCTGGCCGAGCCGCAGGTGCTGATTCTCGACGAGCCGACACGCGGCGTCGACGTGGGCGCGAAAGCGGAGATCTACCGTCTCGTGTTCGCGCTCGCGAAGCGCGGCGTCGCGCTGATCGTCGTGTCGTCGGAAATGCCCGAGGTGCTCGGGCTCGCCGATCGCGTGCTGGTGATCGGCGAAGGCGAGCTGCGCGGCGACTTCGTCAACGACGGCCTGACACAGGAACAGATCCTCGGCGCCGCGCTGAAATCCGGCCGGCGGCCGACCGAACCCACCGCAACGAGTGCGACATGA
- a CDS encoding sugar ABC transporter permease, which produces MNSELSSSTPATQDADARRSSGHEAGQPAGRSTGSQLRQIFVRYKILALLLAVAAIWAFFSVLTDGAFVTPRNVSNLLRQMSITGMLACGMVFVIIAGEIDLSVGSLLGLLGGVAAILDVNRHWPVAATVPAVLALGVLIGLFNGWWSTYRRVPSFIVGLGGMLAFRGILLGVTGGSTIAPVSDGFVFLGQGYLPRVAGDGLALLLFALVALLVVRQRGTRHRYRLAVAPLWQDAVKIVGAGAVLFAFVATLDRYGGIPVPVLLLLALLGVFSWIATQTVFGRRIYAVGSNLEATRLSGVDTDRVKLAIFALMGLMCAFAGIVNTARLAAGSPSAGTMGELDAIAACFIGGTSMRGGSGTVYGALIGALVMASLDNGMSMLDVDAYWQMIVKGAVLVLAVWIDVVSRSNRR; this is translated from the coding sequence ATGAATTCCGAACTTTCTTCCTCCACCCCGGCGACGCAGGACGCGGATGCGCGCCGTTCAAGCGGCCACGAAGCAGGGCAACCGGCCGGGCGCTCGACCGGCAGCCAGCTTCGCCAGATATTCGTGCGCTACAAGATCCTCGCGCTGCTGCTCGCGGTCGCGGCGATCTGGGCATTCTTCTCGGTGCTGACCGACGGCGCGTTCGTCACGCCGCGCAACGTGTCGAACCTGCTGCGGCAGATGTCGATCACCGGCATGCTCGCGTGCGGAATGGTGTTCGTGATCATCGCGGGCGAGATCGACCTGTCGGTCGGCTCGCTGCTCGGGCTGCTCGGCGGCGTCGCGGCAATCCTCGACGTGAACCGCCACTGGCCCGTCGCCGCGACGGTCCCGGCGGTGCTCGCGCTCGGTGTGCTGATCGGACTCTTCAACGGCTGGTGGTCGACCTACCGGCGCGTGCCGTCGTTCATCGTCGGGCTCGGCGGGATGCTCGCGTTTCGCGGGATCCTGCTCGGCGTGACGGGCGGCTCGACGATCGCCCCGGTGTCCGACGGCTTCGTGTTCCTCGGGCAGGGCTACCTGCCGCGCGTGGCCGGCGACGGCCTCGCGCTGCTGCTGTTCGCGCTCGTCGCGCTGCTGGTCGTGCGCCAGCGCGGCACGCGGCACCGCTACCGGCTTGCGGTCGCGCCGCTGTGGCAGGACGCCGTCAAGATCGTGGGCGCGGGGGCCGTGCTGTTCGCGTTCGTCGCGACGCTCGACCGCTACGGCGGCATCCCGGTGCCGGTGCTGCTGCTGCTCGCGCTGCTCGGTGTGTTCTCGTGGATCGCGACGCAGACCGTGTTCGGCCGACGCATTTATGCGGTGGGCTCGAATCTCGAGGCGACGCGGCTGTCCGGCGTCGATACCGACCGAGTGAAGCTCGCGATCTTCGCGCTGATGGGGCTGATGTGCGCGTTCGCCGGCATCGTGAACACCGCGCGGCTCGCGGCCGGTTCGCCGTCGGCGGGCACGATGGGCGAACTCGACGCGATCGCCGCGTGCTTCATCGGCGGCACGTCGATGCGCGGCGGCTCGGGCACCGTGTACGGCGCGCTGATCGGCGCGCTCGTGATGGCGAGCCTCGACAACGGCATGTCGATGCTCGACGTCGACGCGTACTGGCAGATGATCGTCAAGGGCGCGGTGCTGGTGCTGGCGGTGTGGATCGACGTGGTGTCGCGGTCGAACCGGCGGTGA
- a CDS encoding sensor histidine kinase, which translates to MKRPPFSTQLVMLWALVATLCATLVAVVWVMASSAEGEQIAGARAAGEAACEAVASRYDASAPAGAQPDSALMHAILDIVLARAPDMEGGFWAAGGAPAASGFLAYSFPTYQGSGIKRDVPDAETPLILRTLRAAAATRATTSNAVEGAQDAVIAAACPVRAGSGLFVWMLTRARPPLGRHGELLATGLAGVLAVILAIAAALAIALRRWKGNLARIEAGLAPDGRAPHLPYVGEPDLDRIIDAFNAHARRAEQLQQQAAELRTRLAQAERFGMLGKLAAQVAHEIRNPMGAMRLKAENALAGDSRRQQDALRVILAQIERIDAQLSGLLALTQPVSPHATRVDVDAWLAQVVDTHRELAQRQAIDLAWLPGEQGERLAQPAAFPMFDPDQMRRALDNLLLNALRHAGDGGAVTLAAARRTFAGRDWLRITVSDTGPGVPAEQRERIFEPFVTGRADGTGLGLAVVREVAAAHGGQAWLDDVPHGASFVIEIPWQPSS; encoded by the coding sequence ATGAAGCGTCCGCCGTTTTCCACTCAACTCGTCATGCTCTGGGCGCTCGTCGCGACGCTCTGCGCGACGCTCGTCGCGGTCGTCTGGGTGATGGCCAGTTCCGCCGAAGGGGAGCAGATCGCCGGCGCGCGGGCCGCGGGCGAAGCGGCCTGCGAAGCGGTCGCGTCGCGCTACGATGCGTCCGCGCCGGCCGGCGCGCAGCCCGATTCGGCGCTGATGCATGCGATCCTCGATATCGTCCTGGCGCGCGCGCCGGACATGGAAGGCGGTTTCTGGGCGGCCGGCGGCGCACCCGCGGCGAGCGGTTTTCTCGCGTATTCCTTTCCGACTTATCAGGGCAGCGGCATCAAGCGCGACGTGCCGGACGCGGAAACGCCGCTGATTCTCCGCACGCTGCGCGCGGCCGCCGCGACGCGTGCCACGACGTCGAATGCGGTCGAGGGCGCGCAGGATGCCGTGATCGCGGCGGCGTGTCCGGTCCGCGCCGGATCGGGCCTGTTCGTCTGGATGCTGACGCGCGCCCGCCCGCCGCTCGGCCGGCACGGCGAGCTGCTGGCGACGGGCCTTGCCGGCGTGCTCGCGGTGATTCTCGCGATCGCGGCGGCGCTCGCCATCGCGCTGCGGCGCTGGAAAGGCAATCTCGCGCGGATCGAAGCCGGGTTGGCGCCCGACGGCCGCGCACCGCACCTGCCGTATGTCGGCGAGCCCGATCTCGACCGGATCATCGATGCGTTCAACGCGCATGCACGGCGCGCCGAGCAACTGCAACAGCAGGCCGCCGAACTCCGCACGCGGCTCGCGCAGGCGGAACGCTTCGGGATGCTCGGCAAACTGGCCGCGCAGGTCGCGCACGAGATTCGCAACCCGATGGGCGCGATGCGCCTGAAAGCCGAAAACGCGCTGGCCGGCGACAGCCGACGGCAGCAGGACGCGCTGCGCGTGATCCTGGCGCAGATCGAACGCATCGATGCGCAGCTGTCGGGCCTGCTCGCGCTGACGCAGCCGGTCAGCCCGCATGCGACGCGCGTCGACGTCGACGCGTGGCTCGCGCAGGTCGTCGACACGCACCGCGAGTTGGCGCAGCGACAGGCGATCGATCTCGCATGGCTGCCCGGCGAGCAGGGCGAACGCCTTGCGCAGCCCGCCGCGTTCCCCATGTTCGATCCCGACCAGATGCGTCGCGCGCTCGACAACCTGTTGCTCAATGCACTGCGCCATGCCGGCGACGGCGGTGCGGTCACGCTCGCCGCCGCGCGTCGCACGTTCGCCGGACGCGACTGGCTGAGGATCACCGTGTCGGATACCGGCCCCGGGGTTCCCGCCGAGCAGCGCGAGCGGATTTTCGAGCCGTTCGTGACGGGGCGGGCGGACGGCACCGGCCTCGGTCTTGCTGTCGTCCGCGAAGTGGCCGCGGCGCATGGCGGCCAGGCCTGGCTCGACGACGTTCCGCACGGCGCATCCTTCGTCATTGAAATCCCATGGCAACCATCCTCATAG
- a CDS encoding sigma-54-dependent transcriptional regulator, whose amino-acid sequence MATILIVDDDAAFRDGLAETLADLGHRVVEAEAGRAALSALRDGGRVDCIFLDFRLPDLDGLAVLAQLRDDPALAAIPVVMLTAHATSDNTIDAMRLGAFDHLTKPIGRRDIAQLLARVVSANAPPAAVEPHGGGFAREPASARPRLLGVSAAMRDVQKQIGRAATSDATVLVTGETGTGKEVAARVLHAASMRHAGPFVAVNCAAIPADLLESELFGHRRGAFTGAHVDRAGRLVEADGGTLFLDEIGDMPTAMQAKLLRALQEREVTPLGADRPTAIDIRVVAATHRDLAEAVANGTFREDLFYRLNVIPLHLPPLADRVADILPLAAHFLACAAGARPLHLTNDAQRALLDHRWPGNVRELRNVMERAAALAPGPAIGAADLGFGVVAAPAPGGDALALPAPLFDMPLPDALAAVERAAILRALERANGNRAEAARQLGIGRQSLYARMAHLGIERDE is encoded by the coding sequence ATGGCAACCATCCTCATAGTCGACGACGACGCGGCATTTCGCGACGGCCTGGCCGAGACGCTCGCCGATCTCGGTCATCGGGTCGTCGAAGCCGAAGCCGGGCGCGCGGCGTTGAGCGCGCTGCGCGACGGCGGCCGCGTCGATTGCATCTTTCTGGATTTCCGCTTGCCGGACCTCGACGGGCTCGCGGTGCTCGCGCAGCTGCGCGACGATCCCGCACTGGCCGCGATTCCGGTCGTGATGCTGACCGCCCATGCGACCAGCGACAACACGATCGACGCGATGCGGCTCGGCGCGTTCGATCACCTGACCAAGCCGATCGGGCGTCGCGACATCGCACAACTGCTCGCGCGCGTCGTTTCCGCGAACGCGCCGCCGGCGGCCGTCGAGCCGCACGGCGGCGGGTTTGCGCGCGAACCCGCGTCGGCCCGCCCCCGGCTGCTGGGCGTGAGCGCCGCGATGCGCGATGTGCAGAAGCAGATCGGCCGGGCCGCGACGAGCGACGCGACCGTGCTCGTCACCGGCGAGACGGGCACCGGCAAGGAAGTGGCGGCGCGCGTGTTGCATGCCGCGTCGATGCGGCATGCCGGGCCGTTCGTCGCGGTCAACTGCGCGGCGATTCCGGCCGACCTGCTCGAAAGCGAACTGTTCGGGCATCGACGCGGCGCGTTTACGGGGGCGCACGTCGATCGCGCCGGGCGGCTCGTCGAGGCCGACGGCGGCACGCTGTTTCTCGACGAGATCGGCGACATGCCCACGGCCATGCAGGCCAAGCTGTTGCGCGCGCTGCAGGAGCGCGAGGTGACGCCGCTCGGCGCGGATCGTCCGACGGCGATCGACATCCGGGTGGTGGCCGCGACGCACCGCGATCTCGCCGAGGCCGTCGCGAACGGCACGTTTCGCGAAGACCTGTTCTACCGGCTGAACGTGATTCCGCTGCACCTGCCGCCGCTCGCGGATCGCGTGGCCGACATCCTGCCGCTGGCCGCGCATTTCCTGGCGTGCGCGGCAGGCGCGCGCCCGTTGCACCTGACGAACGACGCACAGCGGGCGCTGCTCGATCATCGCTGGCCCGGCAACGTGCGTGAGCTGCGCAACGTGATGGAGCGGGCGGCCGCGCTGGCGCCCGGGCCGGCCATCGGCGCGGCCGATCTCGGGTTCGGCGTCGTGGCGGCGCCGGCGCCCGGCGGCGACGCGCTTGCGCTGCCCGCGCCGCTGTTCGACATGCCGTTGCCCGACGCACTGGCGGCGGTCGAGCGCGCCGCGATCCTGCGCGCGCTCGAGCGCGCGAACGGCAATCGCGCGGAGGCGGCACGGCAGCTCGGCATCGGCCGTCAGTCGCTCTATGCGCGCATGGCCCATCTGGGTATCGAGCGCGACGAGTAG